Proteins encoded together in one Ptiloglossa arizonensis isolate GNS036 chromosome 9, iyPtiAriz1_principal, whole genome shotgun sequence window:
- the Wls gene encoding wnt ligand secretion mediator, with product MQGTIIENLSGRKLSVLVILLIVAQIVCFLIGGLIAPTPASSQNILGTPCKDIRVNGSEPGEGKWFYSRGKGSCTAVDMHSFNFDSHHQAYQVVYTFQMPVPRNSMQLDYSRWQQNLIGVLQVDIIYHSQIEIAPRTKITLDARLAYRNKGDPDDSWKPYAASAVERILDCSIDEAMEKYNYNCSVVPLFELGSLFHDYYLLNIRLPADTDRNINQGLGHITDLWLTAINQNGGFTKVWVSLKTIYFPIVICVLAWYWRRVHMLSRSPALLEYLLLALGIALTFLNMPLEYLTLAYDMPFMLLLGDIRQGVFYAILLSFWLVFAGEHLMIQEGEQRNSLKCYWRHLSAVGIGCLSLFVFDMCERGVQLRNPFYSIWVTDLGTKFALSFIILAGVSAGVYLIFLSYMIWKVFMNISAKRAALPTMSSARRLHYEGVIYRFKFLMIATLLCASLTVIGFILGQVAEGQWKWDEELHLEMTSAFFTGVYGMWNIYIIALLCLYAPSHKQWPIEPSENSISEEIEFSRLSTDPNEMLSLTAFARKTAVE from the exons ATGCAAGGAACGATCATAGAAAATTTGAGTGGTAGGAAGCTATCGGTGCTTGTAATACTACTGATTGTCGCACAAATAGTTTGTTTTCTAATAGGTGGACTCATTG CTCCAACACCTGCTAGTAGTCAAAATATACTTGGTACACCCTGTAAAGATATTCGTGTAAATGGCTCTGAACCTGGAGAAGGAAAATGGTTTTATTCAAGGGGAAAAGGATCTTGCACTGCTGTTGATATGCATAGTTTTAATTTTGATAGTCATCATCAGGCATATCAAGTTGTATATACATTTcaa ATGCCTGTTCCTCGGAACAGTATGCAACTTGATTATTCTAGATGGCAACAAAATTTAATAGGTGTTTTGCAAGTGGATATTATTTATCATAGTCAGATAGAAATTG CTCCCAGAACTAAAATAACATTGGATGCAAGACTTGCTTATAGAAACAAAGGGGATCCAGATGATTCTTGGAAACCATATGCTGCCTCTGCAGTAGAAAGAATTTTAGATTGCAGTATTGACgag GCaatggaaaaatacaattataattgCAGTGTAGTCCCATTATTTGAATTGGGATCTCTATTTCATGATTATTATCTTTTAAACATTCGTCTTCCTGCTGATACTGATAGAAATATTAATCAGGGTTTAGGACATATAACAGATTTATGGCTTACA gCTATCAATCAAAATGGTggatttacaaaggtatgggtgagtttgaaaactatttattttccaattgtCATATGTGTCCTTGCTTGGTACTGGAGGCGAGTACATATGCTTTCAAGATCACCGGCTCTTTTGGAATATTTGCTTTTGGCACTGGGAATAGCATTAACGTTTTTAAATA TGCCTTTGGAGTATTTAACACTTGCCTATGATATGCCATTTATGCTTTTATTGGGTGATATTAGGCAAGGAGTGTTCTATGCAATTCTCTTGTCTTTCTGGCTTGTGTTTGCTGGAGAACATCTTATG ATACAG GAAGGTGAACAAAGAAATTCTTTAAAATGTTATTGGCGTCATCTTTCTGCAGTAGGGATTGGATGCTTATCATTATTTGTGTTCGACATGTGTGAACGTGGAGTGCAATTAAGAAATCCATTCTATTCAATTTGGGTTACGGATCTCGGAACGAAATTTGCA TTGTCATTCATAATTTTAGCCGGAGTATCTGCTGGTGTATATTTGATATTCTTATCTTACATGATATGGAAAGTATTTATGAATATTAGTGCAAAAAGAGCTGCATTACCTACTATGAGTTCGGCACGACGTTTGCATTACGAAGGTGTAATATATCGATTTAAATTTTTGATGATAGCTACGTTATTATGCGCATCTTTAACTGTGATTGGATTTATTCTTGGCCAG GTTGCAGAGGGTCAGTGGAAATGGGATGAAGAATTGCACTTAGAAATGACATCAGCATTTTTCACTGGTGTGTACGGAATGTGGAATATTTATATCATAGCATTGTTGTGCTTATATGCACCATCGCACAAACAATGGCCTATTGAACCATCTG aaaataGTATTAGcgaagaaattgaattttcacgTTTATCGACCGATCCCAACGAAATGTTGTCTTTGACTGCATTCGCACGAAAAACAGCAGTAGAGTAA